From Thermomonas sp. XSG, one genomic window encodes:
- the uvrD gene encoding DNA helicase II: MDVSHLLDGLNPAQREAVSAAPGHYLVLAGAGSGKTRVLTHRIAWLHEVFGVPLHGILAVTFTNKAAGEMRARIAAQLGGEPRGAWIGTFHGLAHRLLRLHWQEAKLPEGFQVLDSDDQLRLVKRVVQQLELDDGQFPPRQIAWWINAQKDEGRRPQHIQPAANDPWNDALLRAYAAYQERCERAGLVDFAELLLRAHELLRENPALLAHYRHRFGQILVDEFQDTNAIQYGFVRLLAGDSGQVFVVGDDDQAIYGWRGAKVENVQRFLRDFSGAQTIRLEQNYRSTSNILNAANAVIAHNDDRLGKRLWTEAGEGEAIDLYAAYNEMDEAAYVVDRISQWVRDGGSHGDAAILYRSNAQSRAFEEELLKRQIPYRVYGGMRFFERAEIKDALAYLRLLANRDDDAAFERAVNTPVRGIGDRTLDEIRRAAREHRESLWRASRRLCEHSTLAARARNAVAGFLQLIDALAGETAAMPLAEKIDHALARSGLRVHYENESRGQQDSRTDNLDELVSVASRFVRGDEEDAASMPELVAFLAYAALEAGEGQAQAGEDGVQLMTLHSAKGLEFPLVFLVGLEEGLFPNMRSAEEPGRMAEERRLAYVGITRARQQLVLCHAESRRIHGSDMYGLPSRFLREIPKPLLREIRPKPQATFARGGFTPQPRRDFGHAPLEAPPVRLGANVRHPKFGTGFVTDVEGSGPHARVQVNFDEVGSKWLVLAYANLTPA; the protein is encoded by the coding sequence ATGGATGTTTCCCACCTTCTCGATGGGCTGAACCCGGCCCAGCGCGAGGCCGTTTCCGCCGCGCCCGGGCACTACCTCGTGCTGGCGGGTGCCGGCTCCGGCAAGACCCGCGTCCTCACCCACCGCATCGCCTGGCTGCACGAGGTGTTCGGGGTGCCGCTGCACGGCATCCTCGCGGTGACCTTCACCAACAAGGCCGCCGGTGAGATGCGCGCGCGCATCGCCGCGCAGCTGGGCGGCGAGCCGCGCGGCGCGTGGATCGGCACCTTCCACGGCCTGGCCCACCGCCTGCTGCGCCTGCACTGGCAGGAAGCGAAGCTGCCGGAAGGCTTCCAGGTGCTGGACAGCGATGACCAATTGCGCCTGGTCAAGCGCGTGGTGCAGCAGCTGGAGCTGGACGACGGCCAGTTCCCCCCGCGCCAGATCGCGTGGTGGATCAACGCGCAGAAGGACGAAGGCCGCCGCCCGCAGCACATCCAGCCGGCCGCGAACGACCCGTGGAACGACGCCCTGCTGCGCGCCTACGCCGCCTACCAGGAACGCTGCGAGCGCGCCGGGTTGGTCGACTTCGCCGAGCTGCTGCTGCGCGCGCACGAACTGCTGCGCGAGAACCCGGCACTGCTGGCGCACTACCGCCACCGTTTCGGCCAGATCCTGGTGGACGAGTTCCAGGACACCAACGCCATCCAGTACGGCTTCGTGCGCCTGCTGGCCGGCGACAGCGGGCAGGTGTTCGTGGTCGGCGACGACGACCAGGCCATCTACGGCTGGCGCGGCGCCAAGGTCGAGAACGTGCAGCGCTTCCTGCGCGATTTCAGTGGGGCGCAGACCATCCGGCTGGAGCAGAACTACCGCTCCACCAGCAATATCCTCAATGCCGCCAACGCGGTGATCGCCCACAACGACGACCGCCTGGGCAAGCGCTTGTGGACCGAGGCTGGCGAAGGCGAGGCTATCGACCTGTACGCCGCCTACAACGAGATGGACGAGGCCGCCTACGTGGTGGACCGGATCTCGCAGTGGGTGCGCGACGGCGGTAGTCACGGCGACGCCGCCATCCTCTATCGCAGCAACGCGCAGTCGCGCGCGTTCGAAGAGGAGCTGCTGAAGCGGCAGATCCCCTACCGCGTCTACGGCGGCATGCGCTTCTTCGAGCGCGCCGAGATCAAGGACGCGCTGGCCTACCTGCGCCTGCTGGCCAACCGCGATGACGACGCGGCGTTCGAACGTGCGGTCAACACGCCGGTGCGCGGCATCGGTGACCGTACGCTGGACGAGATCCGCCGTGCCGCCCGCGAGCATCGCGAGTCGCTGTGGCGGGCCTCGCGCCGGCTGTGCGAGCACTCGACGTTGGCCGCGCGCGCGCGCAACGCGGTGGCAGGTTTCCTGCAGTTGATCGACGCCTTGGCCGGCGAAACCGCGGCGATGCCGCTGGCGGAAAAGATCGACCACGCGCTGGCGCGATCCGGCCTGCGCGTGCACTACGAGAACGAATCGCGCGGCCAGCAGGACTCGCGCACCGACAACCTCGACGAACTGGTGTCGGTGGCGTCGCGCTTCGTGCGCGGCGACGAGGAAGACGCGGCGTCGATGCCGGAGCTGGTCGCGTTCCTCGCCTACGCGGCGCTGGAAGCCGGTGAGGGCCAGGCGCAGGCCGGCGAGGACGGCGTCCAGCTGATGACCCTGCACAGCGCCAAGGGCCTGGAGTTCCCGCTGGTGTTCCTGGTCGGGCTGGAAGAAGGGCTGTTCCCCAACATGCGCTCGGCCGAGGAGCCAGGCCGGATGGCCGAGGAGCGCCGGCTGGCCTACGTGGGCATCACCCGCGCGCGCCAGCAGCTGGTGCTGTGCCATGCCGAATCGCGCCGCATCCACGGCAGCGACATGTACGGCCTGCCGTCGCGCTTCCTGCGCGAGATCCCCAAGCCGCTGCTGCGCGAGATCCGCCCGAAGCCGCAGGCCACATTCGCGCGCGGCGGCTTCACCCCGCAGCCGCGCCGCGACTTCGGCCACGCCCCACTGGAAGCGCCGCCGGTGCGGCTGGGCGCCAACGTCCGCCATCCGAAGTTCGGCACCGGCTTCGTCACCGACGTGGAAGGCAGCGGCCCGCACGCGCGCGTGCAGGTGAATTTCGACGAGGTCGGCTCGAAGTGGCTGGTGCTGGCGTACGCGAACCTGACGCCGGCGTGA
- a CDS encoding DUF2782 domain-containing protein: MRIALPLALTLALAACATASPEEMLPTDAVPATRTEANGDVVTEYRVSGRLTMVKVVPARGPAYYIYDRNGDGVVNDADAKGGPMTYYKLFSW, from the coding sequence ATGCGCATCGCCCTGCCCCTCGCACTGACGCTGGCATTGGCCGCCTGTGCCACCGCCTCCCCGGAAGAGATGCTGCCGACGGATGCGGTGCCGGCCACCCGCACCGAAGCCAACGGCGACGTGGTCACCGAATACCGCGTCAGCGGGCGCCTGACCATGGTCAAGGTGGTGCCCGCGCGCGGCCCCGCCTATTACATCTACGACCGCAACGGCGACGGCGTGGTCAACGACGCCGACGCCAAGGGCGGGCCGATGACCTATTACAAGCTGTTCAGCTGGTAA
- a CDS encoding YqhA family protein: MQPETTPRLSPLAALIFSSRWLQLPLYLGLIVAQAIYVWQFGVELVHLIDQVFLGGHAAEVAANAAVPAEPEKSAEIVIMLIVLGLIDVVMISNLLVMVIVGGYETFVSRLRLHGHPDQPEWLSHVNASVLKVKLAMAIIGISSIHLLKTFIEIGDLGAPGNGFTEAGVMWQTIIHCVFIFSAVGIAWTDKLMHGVSNGKQAH, translated from the coding sequence ATGCAGCCTGAAACCACCCCCCGCCTGTCGCCCCTGGCCGCCCTGATCTTCTCCTCGCGCTGGCTGCAGCTGCCGCTGTACCTGGGCCTGATCGTGGCGCAGGCCATCTATGTCTGGCAGTTCGGGGTGGAGCTGGTGCACCTGATCGACCAGGTGTTCCTGGGCGGCCACGCGGCGGAGGTGGCGGCCAATGCCGCGGTGCCGGCCGAGCCCGAGAAGAGCGCCGAGATCGTGATCATGCTGATCGTGCTCGGCCTGATCGACGTGGTGATGATCTCCAACCTGCTGGTGATGGTGATCGTGGGTGGCTACGAGACCTTCGTCTCGCGGCTGCGCCTGCACGGCCACCCCGACCAGCCGGAATGGCTCAGCCATGTCAACGCCAGCGTGCTCAAGGTCAAGCTGGCGATGGCGATCATCGGCATCTCCTCGATTCACCTGCTGAAAACCTTCATCGAAATCGGCGACCTCGGCGCTCCCGGCAACGGATTCACCGAGGCTGGGGTGATGTGGCAGACCATCATCCACTGCGTGTTCATCTTCTCGGCCGTCGGCATCGCCTGGACCGACAAGCTCATGCACGGCGTGTCCAACGGCAAACAGGCACACTGA
- a CDS encoding ABC transporter ATP-binding protein, giving the protein MLRWFESRLDPFPDAPPAQPPASLYAFCRHFTRGAERWLLLMAATTAAIALAEVALYAYVGALVDRMNALGVAGFLAAEGPRLAWMAVLVLFGLPLLVWLNSAVQHQTLLGNFPMRIRWNVHRYLLRQSMGYFQDEFAGRIATKLMQTSLAVRETVVKLFDIGNYVLVYFGGTLLVAASADWRLMLPFAGWLACYGLLMRWFVPQMGKVSQEQADARSTMTGRIVDSYTNIATVKLFSHSRREQAYAREAMDGFLSTVYRQMRLATNVYSLLYALNMALLFAVAALGIWLWLQGMVSVGAVAVASALALRLLGMSHWIMWELSALFENIGTVHDGISSISLPPTVDDAPGAPALPQVRGDVRFENVAFHYGKGSGVIEHLDLHIAPGEKIGVVGRSGAGKSTLVNLLLRFHDVEAGRITIDGIDVAGVQQDSLRAQIGVVTQDTSLLHRSVRENILYGRPDASEADLLDAARQANADGFIAELVDSQGRRGLDAQVGERGVKLSGGQRQRIAIARVLLKNAPILVLDEATSALDSEVEAVIQENLYRLMQGKTVIAIAHRLSTIAAMDRLVVMDAGRIAETGTHEELLARGGLYAQLWKRQSGGFLELDALAGG; this is encoded by the coding sequence ATGCTGCGCTGGTTCGAATCCCGCCTCGATCCCTTCCCCGACGCGCCGCCCGCGCAGCCGCCGGCAAGCCTGTATGCGTTCTGCCGCCATTTCACCCGCGGCGCTGAGCGCTGGCTGCTGCTGATGGCCGCGACCACCGCCGCCATCGCGCTGGCGGAAGTGGCGCTGTACGCCTACGTCGGTGCGCTGGTGGACCGGATGAACGCGCTGGGCGTGGCCGGGTTCCTCGCCGCGGAAGGCCCGCGGCTGGCCTGGATGGCGGTGCTGGTCCTGTTCGGGCTGCCGCTGCTGGTATGGCTGAACTCGGCGGTGCAGCACCAGACCCTGCTCGGGAATTTCCCGATGCGGATCCGCTGGAACGTGCACCGCTACCTGCTGCGGCAGTCGATGGGCTATTTCCAGGACGAGTTCGCCGGGCGCATCGCCACCAAGCTGATGCAGACATCGCTGGCCGTGCGCGAGACCGTGGTCAAGCTGTTCGACATCGGCAACTACGTGCTGGTGTACTTCGGCGGCACCCTGCTGGTGGCGGCCAGCGCGGACTGGCGCCTGATGCTGCCGTTCGCCGGGTGGCTGGCCTGCTACGGGCTGCTGATGCGCTGGTTCGTGCCGCAGATGGGCAAGGTCTCGCAGGAGCAGGCCGATGCACGCAGCACCATGACCGGCCGGATCGTGGACAGCTACACCAACATCGCCACGGTCAAGCTGTTCTCGCATTCGCGCCGCGAGCAGGCGTATGCGCGCGAAGCGATGGACGGGTTCCTGTCCACCGTGTACCGGCAGATGCGGCTGGCCACCAACGTCTACAGCCTGCTGTACGCACTGAACATGGCGCTGCTGTTCGCGGTGGCCGCGCTCGGCATCTGGCTGTGGCTGCAGGGCATGGTCAGCGTGGGCGCGGTGGCGGTGGCGTCGGCGCTGGCGCTGCGCCTGCTGGGCATGTCGCACTGGATCATGTGGGAGCTGTCGGCGCTGTTCGAGAACATCGGCACCGTGCACGACGGCATCAGCTCGATCTCGCTGCCACCCACCGTCGATGACGCCCCGGGTGCACCGGCACTGCCGCAGGTGCGTGGCGATGTGCGCTTCGAGAACGTGGCCTTCCACTACGGCAAGGGCAGCGGCGTGATCGAGCACCTCGACCTGCACATCGCGCCGGGCGAGAAGATCGGCGTGGTCGGCCGCAGCGGCGCCGGCAAGTCGACGCTGGTGAACCTGCTGCTGCGCTTCCATGACGTGGAAGCCGGGCGGATCACCATCGATGGCATCGACGTGGCGGGCGTGCAGCAGGACTCTCTGCGCGCGCAGATCGGCGTGGTCACCCAGGACACGTCGCTGCTGCACCGCTCGGTGCGCGAGAACATCCTCTACGGCCGGCCCGATGCGAGCGAGGCGGACCTGCTCGACGCGGCGCGCCAGGCGAACGCAGACGGCTTCATCGCCGAGCTGGTGGATTCGCAAGGCCGGCGCGGGCTGGACGCGCAGGTCGGCGAGCGCGGCGTGAAACTGTCGGGCGGCCAGCGCCAGCGCATCGCCATCGCCCGCGTGCTGCTGAAGAACGCGCCGATCCTGGTGCTGGACGAAGCGACCTCGGCGCTGGACTCCGAAGTCGAGGCGGTGATCCAGGAGAACCTGTACCGGCTGATGCAGGGCAAGACGGTGATCGCGATCGCGCACCGGCTCTCCACGATCGCGGCGATGGACCGACTGGTGGTGATGGACGCCGGGCGCATCGCCGAAACCGGCACGCACGAGGAACTGCTCGCGCGCGGCGGCCTGTATGCGCAGCTGTGGAAGCGGCAGTCGGGCGGCTTTCTGGAACTGGATGCGTTGGCGGGCGGCTGA
- a CDS encoding MFS transporter, with protein MTTTYTRGTMAQQQTRWAQFSVLITVFFFWGFVAASNDILIPVFKKAFGLTQAQSQWVSMAFYVAYTVGSLAYMAASKLLGRDLLDRIGYRNGICLGLLVSALGTLLFYPAANTGSFALMLSGLFIVGLGFALQQIAANPLAIVMGNPATGAQRLTMAGGVNNFGTTIGPLLVSFAIFGSLATGNTEASIESVKVPYLVLGAAFVLVALFIRFSSVPNHIDLEAVATDEAEDSSKLAHKSSAFAYPQLALGMLAIFVYVGVEVSTISNLPAYLHEGLGIENHHLAPYVSLYWASLMIGRWTGAAGAFEVDAGVRRMLMLILPFLAFGVYLAVNAIARHDVSQFYGYAGVILLMIAATWLSRGNPARMLLYFALCGIAALLVGMFTTGKTSVVAFISVGLFCSTMWPCIFALAIAGLGRHTNQGSSLLIMMIMGGGWVSLAQGALADRVGVHMSFWVGVACFAYLAFYAVTASGALRRQGIDLDRLGAGGGH; from the coding sequence ATGACGACCACCTACACGCGGGGCACCATGGCACAGCAGCAGACCCGATGGGCGCAGTTCAGCGTCCTGATCACCGTGTTCTTCTTCTGGGGCTTCGTCGCCGCCAGCAACGACATCCTGATCCCTGTGTTCAAGAAGGCGTTCGGGCTGACCCAAGCACAGAGCCAGTGGGTCTCGATGGCGTTCTACGTGGCCTACACGGTGGGCTCGCTGGCCTACATGGCGGCGTCGAAGCTGCTGGGCCGCGACCTGCTGGACCGCATCGGCTACCGCAACGGCATCTGCCTGGGCCTGCTGGTATCGGCACTCGGCACCCTGCTGTTCTATCCGGCCGCCAACACCGGCTCCTTCGCGTTGATGCTGAGCGGCCTGTTCATCGTCGGCCTGGGGTTCGCCCTGCAGCAGATCGCCGCCAACCCGCTGGCGATCGTGATGGGCAACCCGGCCACCGGCGCGCAGCGCCTGACCATGGCTGGCGGCGTCAACAATTTCGGCACGACGATCGGGCCGCTGCTGGTCAGCTTCGCCATCTTCGGCAGCCTGGCCACCGGCAACACCGAGGCCAGCATCGAGAGCGTGAAGGTTCCTTACCTGGTGCTTGGCGCGGCGTTCGTGCTGGTGGCCCTGTTCATCCGGTTCTCGTCGGTGCCCAACCACATCGACCTGGAGGCGGTGGCCACGGACGAGGCCGAGGACAGCTCGAAGCTTGCGCACAAGTCCTCGGCCTTCGCCTATCCGCAGCTGGCGCTGGGGATGCTGGCGATCTTCGTCTACGTCGGCGTGGAGGTCTCCACCATCTCCAACCTGCCGGCCTACCTGCACGAAGGCCTGGGAATCGAGAACCACCACCTGGCGCCGTATGTGTCGCTGTACTGGGCCAGCCTGATGATCGGCCGCTGGACCGGCGCGGCCGGTGCGTTCGAGGTGGACGCCGGCGTGCGCAGGATGCTGATGCTGATCCTGCCGTTCCTGGCCTTCGGCGTGTATCTGGCGGTGAATGCGATCGCCCGGCACGACGTGTCGCAGTTCTACGGCTACGCCGGAGTGATCCTGCTGATGATCGCCGCCACCTGGCTCAGCCGCGGCAACCCGGCGCGGATGCTGCTGTATTTCGCGCTGTGCGGCATCGCCGCGCTGCTGGTCGGCATGTTCACCACCGGCAAGACCAGCGTGGTCGCCTTCATCAGCGTCGGCCTGTTCTGCAGCACGATGTGGCCGTGCATCTTCGCGCTGGCGATCGCCGGCCTCGGTCGCCATACCAACCAGGGCAGCAGCCTGCTGATCATGATGATCATGGGCGGTGGCTGGGTCAGCCTGGCGCAGGGTGCGCTGGCCGACCGCGTGGGCGTGCACATGAGCTTCTGGGTCGGCGTGGCCTGCTTCGCCTACCTCGCGTTCTATGCCGTCACCGCCAGCGGCGCGCTGCGCCGGCAGGGCATCGACCTCGACCGACTGGGCGCCGGCGGCGGGCACTAG